A region of the Lycium barbarum isolate Lr01 chromosome 1, ASM1917538v2, whole genome shotgun sequence genome:
tttaagaacaatagaaacaaacatgatttcatagaaaatcatacattaatgaaccacggaaaACCACCATACAAACAGGGGGTTACCCtgtgtttggatggttgtttcctgtGGTttattaatgtacagtatggtatggtacagtatggtgttgtattgtattgtactgtattaatgaacacaatgtttggattgACTGTATCGTTtgtgtggtttaataacatttatgttgtttggtttgactatatggtactgtataataacttgtaagtttactagaatacccttaactcttaattagaaattagtttatatatattaataaaactcaggtaaagaataaaataggaactttaaaaaataagtaggtagtgggtaggggtggtggaggggtgggtggttgtgggataagggtgagggtagtgggtggtagggtgggggtgagtggttgtgggggtggggttgggggtggTGAGGgatagtgggtgggggtggtgaagGGGAAGTTGGTGTGAGATGGGTGGTTGTAAGATGAGGGTGgaggtagtgggtggtagggtgggggtgagttgttgtggggtggggttgggcggtaatgagggtagtgggtggtggttggggtggttggcagaggagtggggtaaTTGGAGGTGGGGGTAGTAGTAGGGTATGGGTGGGGTGGGATGAATGGTGGAGGTTGGGGTAGGGGTGGGGTAGGgtaggggtgagtggtagggtgagggtggggtggggtggatggtggatggtggagggtggggtataatggagaaatgaaatacgtaaccacggaagAACCACCAAattcgtggttacaaaaattgggacttttcatggttatataaccatggaatgaaccacgggtttacaataccataccacataattttaagaacaatgaaaacaaacatgatttcatataaaatcatacattaatgaaccacagtCTTCCTAATTATGCTAAAGTGGAGCATTTTTTGTCTTCCTAACAGAACCTGTTCAAAAAGTAACAATGCTAAACTCTGTGACACTCATGTGACTCGTAAGAGGCTAAAGGCTCGTAAGAGGCTAAATCCATCAGACAAAAATACTAAACTATTTCGCCTTTTCCCTAAACTTCATATGAAGAAATGCTTCACCAGAAAAAGCCCTAGCCTCCCCGTAAAAAGGTTTAATTGGTTGGAAGTTGGAACAAGATGAAGCTGATCTTTTAAAACACGCAGAAACTTTATCTAATGTATTGACACTTGCATTCACATGCTTCCAAATAAATTTGAGTGGTTCCACCAATTATTAAGATCATTTATAACAGTTGTTAAAAAGAATTTTAAGTTTTCtaatatttaacaaaaaaaaaattatattctcATGCTTTCAAAATAAGTGGCACGGTTCCATGTGTGCTGCCAAATTGTCGTTTAAGAGTTGATTACCAACCATACGATCCAAATATTACGAGTTGCTTTGCTAATATTTTATGAGTTGCATTTTTTAGAGAAATGCCATTACTCTGCTTTGAAGTTTGTCTGATGGATTTAGCCTCTTACGAGTCACGTGAGTGTCACAAGGGTTTAGCACCGTTACTTTTTGAACGGAATCTGTTAGGGAGACCAAAAGGGCTCCACTTTAGCATAGTTAAGGGATTAAATATGCTCAAGATtatatttgagggaccaaaatgaaTGTACTCCAATAGATAAGGGATTATTTTAGCCCCAAACTCAGGAAAAAGATAAGAGTagtaaaataaaagagaaaaggccataaatagtcccttatctatgggagtaggtctaaaatggtcccttaactatatcGTTAccagttttagtcctttaactatccaaaaacttatcaaatttggtctccatctatttttttatacaaacagcttacaaactcataaaccttcgtgagattaatcgttaaaccaatcctcagacctatatttctctctccctacTTCTTTTTCGTCAAGTTccacttgttaaaaaaaaaacggACTTACATTCCTTATGTTCCATAGGAACTTGGAGTCAAACCcgggtatgttccttggcattaaagggctttaccactagaccactgatattttttgttcatatacttacattgatttaatttatactgttttttcgctctaaaaaccgacggactccgtCTCCATcggtttttttataaaaaattaaaaaataaaaataaaaaactgacgGACTCCATCAattaattttagaaaataatataacaaataattatattttttcgcgcatttttgtgcaaaaaataatcgatgcagtccgtcggttttcttaaaaaaaatatttaaaaaaattattgaaaaaaccGATAAAATTTGTCGGTCTTTCCGGTGGTTTTTTCCATCCGTtttttttccgtcggtttttaccagttttttagtagtgtttgagaAGAATGGTTATAGAAATTTTATGCCTGAGTTTGTCTTTTTGAATTTTAGAGACTAGAGAACGACACCAGTGCCAGAatgctctttttaaaaaaaaaaaaaaccaaaaggaacttgaggaaaaagaagcagggagagagaaatataggtctgaggaatggtttaatgattaatctcataaaggtttatgagtttgtacgctgtttgtataaaaaaatagacggagaccaatttgataagtttttggatagttaaaggactaaaatcgataagtgtatagttaagggatcgttagataagggactatttatggccttttctctaAAATAAAACTAGGTACAACATGTTGGAGCTTTAACAAGTACAACACAAGCAAGCACTTTGAGAATCGAAGACGTGGGGTTCCTCTGATTCAAAGCAATCAGTTTCAGTTTAACATCAATTTCGCTTTTAGATCAAATTGGAATTAAGGTTAGCCAAAGTTTTCACTTTGCTTAAACCCTAACATTTAATTGATTCTTTTTTTCTGGCTTTTATTTGTGGAAGAATAATTGGCCAAATGTTAATGGAAAAGTCTAAGTGGGTGATCTTCTTCTTGTTGATATACTGGAACGCTTCACTATTTGTTTCTTGTTTTCCTATTTATTTTTTCTGTTTTCCCAAATTTTCTTCAGtaaattttttgttttgttttctgatttcttcccatctgtccaAGTCTTGGTGGACAGAATTACGTGGTACCTGTTACCGGTGGAAAGTGACAGATATTGGtagattataaaaaaaaaaatgttgtttttTGAGCTTTTAATTATTTGTAAATTGTAAgtgtttttgtgtgtgtgtgttgttaaTTTATCCTGTTATCCCTAGTTTCTTCAATTTTCCCAGGTAGTGTAATTCTTTTTTCGTTCATGTGTTGCTCTGTTTGCACAGTGTTGTTTTTCTTTTTGCTGAAATGTTGGTATTGAAGTTCAACCTTGGTAGTCCTTGACTTATAAGATAACCAGCTTGATTGAGTGCTTAAGTTGTGTTTGTTTTTGTTAACTTCACTCACATTTGGATGAGGCGAAGAGCTATATATATATCTGTACACTTGACTGTATGGCCCATGGTTGTTGCTAGGGTATCCTGTATTCCCTCTGTTATAGGTTATGTGATCCTGTTTACTTTTTAGTCTATTAAACAAAGAATGACCGCTTTCTAAATTTGGAAACAATTCAAAagttctcattttacccttagtgaCAAACTTTTGTAACACACAAATGttatggcatgtttaagaccacaagtttgagaagattttttttttttttttttttgataaaggtaACTTTGTATTCCTCAGTACCAAGAAGATACTGTAGTAATCAATTACAAAAGGCCTAAGATCCTACAGAGAAGCAAAATAATCTACAAGTGATTCTGGAATCTACTACGTAATTCTCTTTACACCAGAATTGAAATGACAAAAAACAGTTTAGCTTGACTCTCTGTATAGAGTTACTAGTGTTCCAAAACATCTATTGTTCCTCTCCTTCCAAATGGGTCCACCAGATACAAGCTGGTGCCATTGACCACCACTTCTTCTTTCTTAGACTCCAATGAAATagtttcacataaattgaaacaaaggaagTAGTTTGGTTTGCTATGTTTGTTCAATCTCCCAGACAAGGGAGGGATAGATTAACGGTAAGGACCATTCACCTCCAACCATAAGGTTGGGGTTCGAGTCATCAAGGTATCAAAGTGGAAAATGGCCACTATTAGACTCTTGATTATGGTTCTTTTTTCATGGGGGTGGGGTGgtattttatctttttttttttgtaaaaagttTGTCCTGTCCCCAGTAGTGAGGGTTATGCCGGTAAAGTTCATTGAGGAGTTTTCTTTCGCAAGTCTCGAATAGGGACAGGAGAAATACTGCAGCCATAGTGATGTCAAAGGAAAATTGACTGGACATCCGCTTGAATAATTTTGATAATGACTTGTTAAATTGTCAATTCCATTCACTTCTCTACTTCCTTTTCTCTATGTAATCAGTGTTGAGATTGAGTTACCAAGAAACCAGGGTTTCTTTAGTTAATTAGCAGGTGGTAGGATATCAGACTTCCGTTGTTGGACCTGATGATTTAGTGGTTCTGTAAATTTGCCAGCAGCATGGTCTTTTTCTGGCTGACCTGCTTGAAAGCTGGTTTTGAGAGAAATGACTCCACTAAAGAAAACTATTTGACACGTTGCGGTGTATTATTACTATTTTACTCCACTTCATGCAATATCCATTTGGAATTCAAAATGTCTTGGCTTGAGCATAATGGAAAGGCATCTCTTAGTTTGTACGCTATTGCAGACAAACTTTACTAAAGTATAACTCATTTGCTTATTGTGGTCTTAGGAACAAAATAGACACATTGCTCTTTGCGGTGCTAGACTTGGGTTTCAGCCTGGCTGCTGAACTGTGCATTGTAAACAAGATTCAGGTCAACTTTTGTCCATTGATTTTTAAGTTTCTTCACGAAGAAGAGTTGGATTATTTGGAGCTTTTGCATGGTTTAAATTGTTGAGTGCAGAGCTAGCAACAAGAAAAGAAATTGTTTAGTACTGAATTGACTTTTTCTTCTCTCCAGTTGTTGTTGGAGAAGATTGATTTCTCATGGAAAAAACTCTTGAAGAACTTTTCACACAACAtgattaagcaaaaaaaaaagtgaaatgttGTCCGAGAAATGGTTGATCAGGGAGATGTCGCGCAAAGTAGTGTTCAATTGACTGGTGATATGGTTGATGCTGCAGACAACAGGGATGGTGGAGTTGCTCGTTCTCCTAAGAGAAGCATTACTGGAGCTGAAGAAAATGCAGCAGATTTTGAGCCACGTGATGGGATCGAATTTGAGTCTCATGAAGCTGCATATGGATTCTACCAAGAGTATGCCAAGtccatgggattcacaacctcaATTAAGAACAGCCGTCGCTCAAAGAAATCAAAAGAATTTATCGATGCTAAATTTGCATGTTCTAGATATGGCGTGACTCCAGAATCAGATACTGGCAGTAGTAGACGTCCTAGCGTCAAAAAGACCGATTGCAAAGCAAGCATGCATGTTAAGAGGAAGCGAGATGGAAAATGGTATATCCACGAGTTTATAAAGGACCATAATCATGAGCTTTTACCAGCCTTGGCTTATCATTTCCGAATCCACAGGAATGTTAAACTTGCTGAGAAAAATAACATTGATATTCTTCATGCTGTTAGTGAACGAACAAGAAAGATGTATGTTGAGATGTCTAGACAATGTGGTGGAAGCCAAGAAGTTGGCCAGCTGACTAACGATTTAAATTACCAGTTTGATAAAGGACGGTGCTTGTCATTAGAAGAGGGAGATGCACAAGTTATGCTCGAGTATTTCATGCATATACAGAAAGAGAATCCATATTTCTTTTATGCAATTGATCTCAATGAAGATCAACGCTTAAGGAACTTATTCTGGATTGATGCCAAAAGTAGGAAAGACTATGTCAGCTTTTGTGATGTGGTTTTCCTTGATACCAGCTATATGAAAAGCAATGAGAAGATGCCGTTTGCTCTTTTTATTGGGGTAAATCATCATTGTCAACCTATGTTGCTTGGATGTGCACTTGTAGCAGATGAGACCAAACCAACATTTGTGTGGTTGTTGAAGACGTGGCTTAGAGCGGTGGGTGGGCAGGCTCCGAAAGTGATAATCACTGATGAAGATAGGTCACTCAAAGCAGCTATTGAAGAAGTTTTCCCATGTTCACGTCACTGCTTTACGCTTTGGCATGTGCTTGAAAGAATCCCGGAAATACTTGCTCATGTCGTAAAACAGCACGAGCATTTTATGGGGAAATTCAGCAAGTGTATATTTAAGTCAGTAACTGATGAACAATTTGatttaagatggtggaagatggTCAGCAGATTTGAACTGCAAGAGAATGAATGGATTCATACTCTGTATGAAGACCGCAAAAAGTGGGTTCCAGCTTACATGAGAGGCATTTTTATGGCTGGAATGTCAACAGCTCAACGATCGGAGAGTATAAGCTCCTTCTTTGACAAGTACATTCATAAGAAGATCAGTCTCAAGGAGTTTATGAGACAATATGGAATGATTTTGCAAAATAGATATGAAGAGGAAGCAGTAGCGGACTTTGATACATTGCACAAACAACCAGCTTTAAAGTCACCTTCGCCTTGGGAAAAGCAGATGTCAACAATTTATACACATGCAATATTTAAGAAATTTCAAGTTGAAGTATTGGGTGTAGTTGGGTGCCACCCAAAGAAAGAAGCTGAAAATGGGGAAAGTGTAACTTTTAGAGTTGATGACTGCGAGAAGGATGAAAATTTTATGGTCACATGGAATGAGGGACGTTCAGATGTTTCTTGTTCGTGCCTTCTATTTGAATACAAAGGTTTCCTCTGTAGGCATGCAATGATTGTTCTTCAGATGTGTGGTCTTTCAAGCATCCCATCCCAATACATTTTGAAGAGGTGGACCAAAGATGCAAAGAATAAACAGTTGATGTTTGAGGGGACAGAAAAAACTCAAACCAGGGTACAAAGATACAACGATCTATGTAGAAGGGCAATTGAACTGGGTGAAGAGGGTTCTTTATCTGAGCAGAGTTACGCCATTGCCTTCCGTGTCCTCGATGAAGCTCTAAAGAACTGTGTGAATGTTAACAATACAAGTTCTGCATTAACAGAATGCAGCAGCAGTGCTGTGGGACTTCGTGATCTTGAAGAAGATACTCAGGGGATTCATGCTACCAAAACAACTAGGAAGAAAAATACAAACAAGAAGCGGAAGGTTGGTTGTATGATCATCCATTGTTTTTACCATAACTTGTTGTAATATTTTGGCTCCACTGACATGACCATTAACATATTGGGATCTCAGGTACACTCTGAACCAGAAGCTGCAATAGTTCAAGCTCAAGACAGCTTGCAACAAATGGTTTGTTTCTTAGCGCTGTATTTATTATTTGCCTATTGCCAAGTCCATATTAAGGATTCCCTTAGCATGACAAGAAGTGCTTTCAGTGTATGATAAATCCTTTTTCTACAAGCAATGGGTAGTTTTAAACCTTTCAGAAATGTCAGGACTTGCCATATGTCCTTTTTGTCTGGAGTGACAACATATTTGCTCATGTGAGACTTTGGTgatatattaattttaaattgcTGGTTATAggataatcttgttgtgggtggaATGACGTTGAATGGCTATTATGGCACACAGCAGAATGTGCAGGGACTGGTAGGTCACAATATTTCCCTACATCACATTCCTGATTATTGCTTATTCTCACAAAAAGAGAATGAGTCATTACAAGTAAAATTTTGTGATTTTCTACTGTTACGATCTCTAATTAGTGTTCACTGGTAGATACAGTTGAATTTGATGGAACCTCCCCATGATGGCTATTATGTTAACCAACAGAATATGCAGGGACTGGTATGTGATATTGGTCTATTGAGTTAGATTTTCTTACAACTTGGATCGAGATGCATGTAAATCTCTTCTAATCATGCTGCAGGGACAACTCAATACGATTGCACCTGGCCATGATGGGTTTTTCGGGTCTCAACAAAGCATTCCAGAACTAGTATGCTATGCTACTACTTAACATTCTTGGCTAGAAATTACGATTCAGAGCATGAATGTTTTTAATGATTCTTCCATTCATTTAGGGGCATTTGGATTTTAGGCAGCCGAATTTCACATATGGTTTGCAGGTTTGTCTATTATCTTCCAGTTTTGCATTTTGTAATTTACAGGATACGAATAACATCCAGCATCTTATGTCACTTCAGGATGAGCCTAGTCTAAGAGGTGCTCAGCTGCATGGAAACAATGCTAGACATGTATGAGGATGATTGCTTCTTTTAAAAGAAAGCTCTCATCAAATTTTTGTTTATTGGTATCCAAGTGTTTCCTGTTGTAGATTAGGTAATACTGCAGTTTTTCCCTTTCACTTCAGCTTTTAAATTTCAGAACTGCGTAGACTGCTTGGTCTCACGTTTTTTTCGTGTTGTGCTTTCCAGTTTGACGACTCTGATACTCTGGGTAAATATTTGCTGCATGAGGGGATCTCTTTGCTAGCGTCAAATAAATTTGGATTTCTGAACTGATATAAGTATTCACTTGTGTATCATAGAAGTTTAAAGGCTGAAGGAGCACCAAGTTTCAATTTTGATGTCATGTAGATGGAGTTGAGGTTACAGTCGTACCCTTTTCTCACAGaattagaatttcaggttggtttACAAAACCAGATGTAGATATCTTAGGTATTTATCAGAGATGATGATTTAGTACAGTTTTTTTATGGTAATGGAAATTTGAATTTTTCATGAACCTTTTGTCTCCTTTTTTGGCGCTTTTGTATTTTCCGTGTTGCTGATTTATCATCACTCATGGAGGATGCAGCCATGTCGTGGCATCACTTATCGTCCTCAGGTTCAGGGAAACTATTATCCAAGGAGTAACTTCTACACAGTTAGAATgtaaacgttttttttttttttaatatatatcgGGTCATTTAAAAAGTTATTACTTCCATAATTTGTTGGATTAGTAACTTGCAAAATAAGACAACTAACCTTCTTTTGCAGGTTAAATTGCACTGATTGTAAAATTTATTTTATCAGTGGATATAAGTTTAATCTTTCACCAAGAATCTGATGGCATGACTAACTTTGGTTTAGTTGAATGTGTTCCATCTAGGTGGGATGTATCCTGTATGGGAGAACGTTTACAATATACTTTACACTAAAAGTTCGAATTGACATTTTCATTTCATATAAAGTCTCAATATATAGCTTAGGTTGGTATGTACAGGCCGAAATCTAATACAAACTTCTTACGGAGGAAATTCCTTGTCCAGTACAAGATCAACTTAATACAGTACATCACATTTTGTGAGAAAATTATCTTACCAATAATTAGAAGAGTTTCACTGAAAATATTAATTCATATCTCCTTTTTCTGTCAAAAGTGGATGAAGTGCATGATTTTATTCCTAGTGGCTgatttttttcccccttttttgtTTCGCATTTTGCATCAATCAAATTGAGGATTTTTCACCAATAAGTGTTGTGAGGTAGTGGCTGGTACTACTCCATCCTTTAATCAAGAGGTCTCGAGTTCGAGTCCCCTTGGATTACGAAGTCACTATTGTTAGGGAGTGTTTTGCCCCCCAATGTGGGACTATCCGGCACGAATCTCAATTTAGTCGGGCCTCAATGCGGATACCGAACAGTGGATgggaaatcaaaaaaaaaaaatagaggattTTTCATTATTTTAACTAGTACCAATTGATGGGAGAGACATGGATTAGTACAATTAAGTATTTAGTGCATATTCAGGATTTCAAGAGAGACAAGATTTGATTTTTCAACCCGATTCATGTATATAATGGAATAGAGTATCTTATTTCTTTTAATCGGGAGCCTATATACAAATGAAGTAACTTTTTATACAATACAAAATGAATTTCACTCAATTACCCTCAGAGAGAATGCTTTTATAGATATGTAAGACTTAAATCTTTTAAGTCCAAAGAAGACTGAAGTTAACACCAAAATTAGATTTTGATTGCTTCAACTGTCCACCACGGCAACATTTGCAGGAGTGAATCTAAATGAGGTAAACTACAGGTATCCTATCAAGTGCAACATCTATAGCCATTTCAAGAGTTGCAACAATAATATGTCCTCAATCCCAAGTAAACTAGGATTGGCCATATAAATTCTCACTAGTCACTATTCATGTTGCTTTATTTATGCCTGTTCTAGTCCAATATGATAGGGGaaaaaatattctttagttctAAAAGTTCATATTTTTATCGACATATAGATCTCTGACAAAACTAAAGATTCCTAGCGAACATTAGACCTAAGATATAGTCTATCATGACTAAGCCTAAATCTAAATAATTAGTATTGGCCATGTCGATTTTCTTTTTATACGTGTTCCCTGCATAGATCTTCTCTTCTTTTTCAATTGTGTGTTACTGCCTTATTTTTCGCTAGGTCTAAAAAGTAACCAAAGGAAAAGGTTAATAAATAAGTTTTGGTGAACTGGTTAGGTAACTCCAGAAATAGTCAAATGTCCAGTTTCTACATCTATTGTCAAAACAACCACATCTAATCTTTACTAGCAAGCCTAGGAAAATCCTACAAGATTGTGTCCCTATGGTGTCTCATGTCAAGCCATGAGTTGCTGCCTCAAGTATGAATTCTCTCCTGTTTCAGTTGATCATAACCATGCATCCGAAGTAGCAGAAGAGAAAGTccattttagcatatcaagaaatATTTATGATTTTCTTTCAATATTTTTCTTATCATTAATTAACTGCATAAAAGTGATAGTAGTCCAACTTAGATTTCCAAAG
Encoded here:
- the LOC132634366 gene encoding protein FAR-RED IMPAIRED RESPONSE 1 isoform X1 → MVDQGDVAQSSVQLTGDMVDAADNRDGGVARSPKRSITGAEENAADFEPRDGIEFESHEAAYGFYQEYAKSMGFTTSIKNSRRSKKSKEFIDAKFACSRYGVTPESDTGSSRRPSVKKTDCKASMHVKRKRDGKWYIHEFIKDHNHELLPALAYHFRIHRNVKLAEKNNIDILHAVSERTRKMYVEMSRQCGGSQEVGQLTNDLNYQFDKGRCLSLEEGDAQVMLEYFMHIQKENPYFFYAIDLNEDQRLRNLFWIDAKSRKDYVSFCDVVFLDTSYMKSNEKMPFALFIGVNHHCQPMLLGCALVADETKPTFVWLLKTWLRAVGGQAPKVIITDEDRSLKAAIEEVFPCSRHCFTLWHVLERIPEILAHVVKQHEHFMGKFSKCIFKSVTDEQFDLRWWKMVSRFELQENEWIHTLYEDRKKWVPAYMRGIFMAGMSTAQRSESISSFFDKYIHKKISLKEFMRQYGMILQNRYEEEAVADFDTLHKQPALKSPSPWEKQMSTIYTHAIFKKFQVEVLGVVGCHPKKEAENGESVTFRVDDCEKDENFMVTWNEGRSDVSCSCLLFEYKGFLCRHAMIVLQMCGLSSIPSQYILKRWTKDAKNKQLMFEGTEKTQTRVQRYNDLCRRAIELGEEGSLSEQSYAIAFRVLDEALKNCVNVNNTSSALTECSSSAVGLRDLEEDTQGIHATKTTRKKNTNKKRKVHSEPEAAIVQAQDSLQQMDNLVVGGMTLNGYYGTQQNVQGLIQLNLMEPPHDGYYVNQQNMQGLGQLNTIAPGHDGFFGSQQSIPELGHLDFRQPNFTYGLQDEPSLRGAQLHGNNARHV
- the LOC132634366 gene encoding protein FAR-RED IMPAIRED RESPONSE 1 isoform X2 yields the protein MVDQGDVAQSSVQLTGDMVDAADNRDGGVARSPKRSITGAEENAADFEPRDGIEFESHEAAYGFYQEYAKSMGFTTSIKNSRRSKKSKEFIDAKFACSRYGVTPESDTGSSRRPSVKKTDCKASMHVKRKRDGKWYIHEFIKDHNHELLPALAYHFRIHRNVKLAEKNNIDILHAVSERTRKMYVEMSRQCGGSQEVGQLTNDLNYQFDKGRCLSLEEGDAQVMLEYFMHIQKENPYFFYAIDLNEDQRLRNLFWIDAKSRKDYVSFCDVVFLDTSYMKSNEKMPFALFIGVNHHCQPMLLGCALVADETKPTFVWLLKTWLRAVGGQAPKVIITDEDRSLKAAIEEVFPCSRHCFTLWHVLERIPEILAHVVKQHEHFMGKFSKCIFKSVTDEQFDLRWWKMVSRFELQENEWIHTLYEDRKKWVPAYMRGIFMAGMSTAQRSESISSFFDKYIHKKISLKEFMRQYGMILQNRYEEEAVADFDTLHKQPALKSPSPWEKQMSTIYTHAIFKKFQVEVLGVVGCHPKKEAENGESVTFRVDDCEKDENFMVTWNEGRSDVSCSCLLFEYKGFLCRHAMIVLQMCGLSSIPSQYILKRWTKDAKNKQLMFEGTEKTQTRVQRYNDLCRRAIELGEEGSLSEQSYAIAFRVLDEALKNCVNVNNTSSALTECSSSAVGLRDLEEDTQGIHATKTTRKKNTNKKRKVHSEPEAAIVQAQDSLQQMDNLVVGGMTLNGYYGTQQNVQGLLNLMEPPHDGYYVNQQNMQGLGQLNTIAPGHDGFFGSQQSIPELGHLDFRQPNFTYGLQDEPSLRGAQLHGNNARHV